In Novipirellula caenicola, one genomic interval encodes:
- a CDS encoding ankyrin repeat domain-containing protein, protein MLASVALIFLATIDLNDFQNPLLNASRDGSTVEIERLIDNGSDPNTSDAFNNTPLSIAAHFGQTDAVELLLSNSAHIDGITGNMTPLQCAIYSGHLDTATFLLTKNADPNLTDGNEMSSLSIAAQKGDVKMVELLLKAGANIEHVDDKGWRPLHIVLRSIAIL, encoded by the coding sequence GTGTTGGCTTCGGTCGCGTTGATATTTCTCGCAACAATTGATCTCAACGATTTTCAGAATCCACTACTGAACGCATCACGCGACGGCAGCACCGTCGAGATTGAACGACTCATCGACAATGGTTCTGACCCGAACACCTCGGACGCATTCAATAACACTCCGCTGTCGATTGCCGCGCATTTCGGACAGACCGACGCTGTGGAACTGCTGCTTAGCAATAGCGCACACATCGACGGCATCACGGGAAATATGACACCACTGCAATGCGCGATCTACAGCGGCCATCTTGATACCGCAACGTTCCTGCTGACTAAGAACGCAGACCCCAATCTAACGGATGGTAATGAGATGTCTTCGCTTTCGATTGCAGCACAAAAAGGTGATGTCAAAATGGTCGAGTTGTTGTTAAAGGCGGGTGCAAACATCGAACATGTTGACGACAAAGGATGGCGACCATTACACATTGTTCTTCGCTCCATAGCGATTCTCTGA
- a CDS encoding sulfatase, translated as MFLVTASVVPADQCLAEIRNVVFILSDDHRYDFMGFMDEAPDFLETPNLDRMAAGGVHVRNAFVTTSLCSPSRASILTGRYMHAHRVVDNQRPVPPGTRFFPEHLQRAGVKTAFVGKWHMGHDSDERRPGFDHWVSFKGQGEYFDPELNINGERRQFEGYNADILTDQAIRWIDTQSSDEPSKPFFLYLSYKAVHYPFKPAPRHQGRYAESKIEYPETMANSEENYQTQSRWIRDRRYSIHGIDHMETGAFDNDPVPSFDALYRDYCETVHSLDENIGRVLEQLKAAGQLESTLVLYMGDNGFALGEHGFYDKRDAFEESIRVPMIAYAPTNLPAGESVDEMIQNIDVASTVLDAMEVELPADAKVDGKSFLPLLRGDSIAWRDHILYEYHWEWNFPATPTLFAIRDERFKYIYYHGVWDQDGFYDLQTDPHERHNLINVPGYREQIERMSRQMFDELSAMGGLNIPVRRPQGERLGSRKLPR; from the coding sequence TTGTTTCTTGTTACTGCGAGCGTTGTTCCTGCAGATCAATGCCTTGCCGAGATTCGCAACGTGGTGTTCATTCTCAGTGATGACCATCGCTACGATTTTATGGGGTTCATGGACGAGGCTCCTGATTTTTTGGAGACTCCGAATCTCGATCGGATGGCAGCCGGCGGCGTGCATGTTCGCAACGCCTTCGTGACCACATCACTTTGCTCGCCCAGTCGCGCGTCGATTTTGACTGGCCGTTACATGCACGCTCATCGCGTCGTCGACAACCAGCGGCCGGTGCCACCGGGAACGCGGTTCTTTCCCGAACATCTGCAACGTGCGGGAGTGAAAACCGCATTTGTGGGCAAATGGCATATGGGACACGACAGCGACGAGCGGCGGCCTGGTTTCGATCATTGGGTCAGTTTCAAAGGCCAGGGCGAATACTTTGATCCCGAATTGAACATCAACGGCGAGCGGCGTCAGTTCGAAGGTTACAACGCCGACATCTTGACGGATCAGGCGATCCGATGGATCGATACGCAATCAAGCGACGAGCCATCGAAACCGTTCTTTTTGTACTTGTCTTACAAGGCGGTGCATTATCCGTTCAAACCGGCTCCGCGACATCAGGGCCGATACGCGGAAAGCAAAATTGAATACCCGGAAACGATGGCCAACAGCGAAGAGAATTATCAGACGCAGTCACGCTGGATTCGCGATCGCCGTTACAGCATTCACGGCATCGATCACATGGAAACCGGAGCGTTTGATAACGATCCGGTTCCCTCGTTTGACGCACTGTATCGTGACTATTGCGAGACCGTGCACAGTTTGGATGAAAACATTGGCCGAGTGCTCGAACAACTGAAAGCCGCCGGGCAGCTCGAATCGACGCTCGTGTTGTACATGGGCGACAACGGATTCGCATTAGGCGAACATGGGTTTTACGACAAACGCGACGCGTTTGAAGAATCGATTCGCGTACCGATGATTGCGTACGCGCCGACCAATCTACCTGCTGGAGAGTCGGTTGATGAAATGATTCAAAACATCGACGTCGCGTCGACGGTTCTCGATGCGATGGAGGTGGAATTGCCCGCGGACGCCAAAGTAGACGGCAAGTCATTTTTGCCATTGTTGCGAGGCGACAGCATCGCATGGCGAGACCACATTTTGTACGAATACCACTGGGAATGGAATTTCCCAGCGACCCCCACGCTGTTTGCGATTCGGGATGAACGGTTCAAGTACATCTACTACCACGGCGTTTGGGACCAAGACGGATTCTACGATCTGCAGACCGATCCCCACGAGCGGCACAACTTGATAAACGTGCCTGGCTATCGCGAGCAGATCGAGCGAATGAGTCGTCAAATGTTCGACGAATTGTCAGCGATGGGAGGATTAAACATCCCCGTCCGACGCCCGCAAGGCGAACGGTTAGGATCCCGCAAGCTCCCCCGCTAA
- a CDS encoding sulfatase-like hydrolase/transferase, with product MYRYVTLWLPLLVIAAATPLQSAERPNILLIVSDDQGYNDLGILGNGILTPALDRLAREGTRLTNFYVAWPACTPSRASLLTGRYPQRNGVYDMIRNEAPDYGHRYTNEEYAVSFERVGGMDEREVLIPAVLKSASYKSGIFGKWDLGTLKRYLPTSRGFDEFYGFTNTGIDYYTHERYGVASMVRNLSPTTADKGTYCTYLFQREALRFIDEHATADPFFLYVPFNAPHNSSALEPEIRSSVQAPEKYKKMYPPVDPETRVTPKYRYGAPATVATPEARRRDYRAAVTCMDNAIGKMLDALQHKGVLDNTIVIFFSDNGGSGGADNSPLRGHKGQTWEGGIRVPCLVRWPAGGVKAGEVNDAFLSSLELLPSLAAATGAQLPEGVVIDGFDWWPTLRGEAASPREEMFWKRRDLIAARVGNWKWVKMGNSGGLFDLAVDPGEINDLSQSHPQVLAMLKQRYANWVSEMESAEPRGPFRDY from the coding sequence TTGTACCGATACGTGACATTGTGGCTGCCCCTGCTTGTGATCGCTGCGGCCACTCCGCTGCAATCCGCCGAACGTCCCAATATTTTGCTGATCGTCTCGGACGACCAGGGGTACAACGATCTCGGAATACTGGGCAACGGGATTTTGACGCCGGCGCTGGATCGATTGGCACGCGAAGGCACACGGTTGACCAACTTTTATGTGGCGTGGCCCGCTTGCACCCCGTCACGAGCAAGTCTATTGACTGGACGCTATCCACAGCGAAACGGTGTCTATGACATGATTCGCAACGAAGCCCCCGACTACGGTCACCGCTATACGAACGAAGAGTATGCGGTCAGCTTCGAGCGGGTTGGCGGGATGGATGAGCGTGAAGTTTTGATCCCGGCGGTATTGAAATCGGCGAGCTACAAAAGCGGCATTTTTGGCAAATGGGATCTCGGAACGTTGAAGCGATACCTACCCACATCACGGGGCTTTGACGAATTTTATGGGTTCACCAATACCGGCATCGACTACTACACGCACGAACGATACGGCGTTGCAAGTATGGTCCGCAATCTGTCGCCCACGACTGCGGACAAGGGGACCTACTGTACCTATTTGTTCCAGCGTGAGGCGTTGCGGTTTATTGACGAACATGCCACTGCGGATCCGTTTTTTCTGTACGTTCCTTTCAACGCGCCGCACAATTCTTCAGCACTTGAGCCCGAGATTCGTTCGTCGGTCCAGGCGCCAGAGAAGTACAAGAAGATGTACCCGCCGGTCGATCCCGAAACAAGGGTCACGCCAAAGTATCGCTACGGAGCCCCGGCGACCGTGGCGACGCCTGAAGCGCGGCGTCGAGACTACCGCGCCGCGGTCACGTGTATGGACAACGCCATTGGAAAGATGCTTGACGCATTGCAACACAAAGGAGTTCTCGACAACACCATCGTCATCTTCTTTTCAGACAATGGCGGCAGCGGTGGAGCCGACAATTCACCACTGCGTGGACACAAGGGGCAAACATGGGAAGGAGGCATTCGTGTTCCTTGTCTCGTGCGATGGCCAGCCGGAGGCGTGAAAGCTGGTGAAGTCAACGACGCCTTTTTGTCCAGCTTGGAATTGCTGCCGAGCCTCGCAGCGGCGACTGGCGCCCAGCTGCCCGAAGGAGTGGTCATTGATGGTTTCGACTGGTGGCCGACGCTCCGTGGCGAAGCCGCGTCACCACGTGAGGAGATGTTTTGGAAACGACGAGATCTGATCGCAGCCCGCGTTGGCAATTGGAAATGGGTCAAAATGGGAAACAGCGGAGGCTTGTTCGACCTGGCCGTCGATCCCGGTGAAATAAACGACCTGTCCCAGTCTCATCCCCAGGTTTTAGCGATGCTGAAGCAACGTTATGCAAACTGGGTGAGCGAGATGGAATCCGCCGAGCCGCGGGGGCCATTTCGCGACTATTGA
- a CDS encoding efflux RND transporter permease subunit, with translation MKAITDLFIRHPVLAIVVNLILVLVGVRCATSLPIQQFPKLESTSITVTTVYFGASAETVRGFLTTPIERAVSSVAGIDYVESSSIAGISTVTVRLNLNHDSTKALAEVNARLQQVRSELPAEAEPPTIELIRADRPYASFYLSFTSDRFNLPALTDYLTRNVQPRLSILPGVQKVGIEAGQTPAMRIWISPERLSELNLTPGDVYSALQRNNFLAAIGQVKSDTVQIDLLTNTDLRSVEEFGELIVWQAPASADGPGTIIRLSDIARVELGSEEPTATAMYRGREAIYVSVWPLPGSNEIEVATRLHEAMTELEPELPAHIDMQLAYDGTKFMRRSLSEISKTLTETIVIVGFVVFLFMGSVRSALVPLVAMPVSLIGAAIVMYLLGFSLNLLTLLAIVLAVGLVVDDAIVVVENVQRHLQDGHGKIQAALVGARELVGPILAMTITLATVYAPIGFQGGLTGMLFREFAFTLAAAVVVSGVVAVTLSPIMSAYLLPVDGREGRMTRLVNRIFAAVRRRYASVLSWVLELRWSIALATLLAAAAAFPLYLFSAKELAPVEDEGAIAVMLAAAPDSTLRSTTRWAGQLASGFQAIEESEYMWAVVTAGGGFGGVITKDWDERTRSTQEILPQVFGIASQNPGLEAFPVLVPPLPGAGNYDVELVLKSDLPVERQRELAEEIVRRGREANLFMFVDTDLKVDLPQARVVVDRERLADLGLDQAGVGRELGVLLGGGYVNRFNYFNRSYRVIPQLEAADRQSTGSLLDLKIRGPSGQLIPVSTFASVQPETAPRTLNRFQQQSAVKIFAAVFPGVTKEQGLSTLEAIASDVVGSSATLDYSGESRQIRREGASLAVTLGFALVLIYLVLAAQFKSFRDPLIVLLGSVPLAMTGVLTLTCLDLTTINIYSQVGLITLVGLVAKNGILIVEFANSLQESGVQKRAAIIEAAQTRLRPVLMTSAATMLGHLPLVFVTGAGAEARNSIGIVLVAGMAIGTIFTLFVVPALYLLLAAQHRHDDQDQMHTVEPVSLREGFSKDLSGEKKQPTPNLA, from the coding sequence TTGAAAGCGATCACCGATTTATTCATTCGCCATCCAGTGCTTGCGATTGTTGTCAACTTGATCTTGGTGCTGGTCGGCGTGCGTTGCGCCACGTCGTTGCCGATCCAGCAATTCCCTAAACTCGAAAGCACTTCGATTACGGTCACGACCGTTTATTTCGGTGCCAGTGCTGAAACGGTCCGCGGATTTTTGACCACGCCGATCGAACGCGCTGTTTCATCGGTCGCGGGGATCGACTACGTCGAATCGAGCAGCATTGCTGGGATCAGTACGGTCACGGTGCGTTTGAATTTGAACCACGATTCGACCAAGGCGTTGGCCGAGGTCAATGCTAGGCTGCAGCAAGTGCGTAGTGAATTGCCTGCCGAAGCCGAGCCGCCGACGATCGAATTGATTCGCGCCGACCGCCCCTACGCATCGTTCTATTTGAGCTTCACGTCGGACCGATTCAATTTGCCGGCACTCACCGACTATTTGACTCGCAACGTCCAGCCTCGTTTGTCGATTCTGCCGGGGGTCCAGAAAGTTGGGATCGAAGCGGGACAAACACCGGCGATGCGGATTTGGATCTCACCCGAGCGGTTGAGCGAATTGAACTTGACCCCCGGTGACGTCTATTCAGCGCTGCAACGAAACAATTTCTTGGCGGCGATCGGGCAAGTCAAAAGCGACACCGTCCAAATCGACCTGCTGACCAACACCGATTTGCGGAGCGTCGAAGAGTTTGGTGAGCTAATCGTGTGGCAGGCGCCCGCGTCGGCCGACGGACCGGGGACGATCATCCGGTTGTCCGACATCGCACGCGTGGAACTCGGCAGCGAAGAGCCAACAGCGACTGCGATGTATCGCGGTCGCGAAGCGATCTACGTCAGCGTGTGGCCGCTACCGGGCAGCAACGAGATCGAAGTGGCCACGCGATTGCATGAAGCGATGACTGAATTGGAACCGGAGCTTCCCGCCCACATTGACATGCAACTAGCCTACGACGGCACCAAGTTCATGCGGCGATCGCTTTCAGAAATTTCCAAAACGCTGACCGAGACGATCGTGATCGTTGGTTTTGTCGTCTTTCTATTCATGGGATCGGTTCGTTCGGCGTTGGTCCCGCTAGTGGCGATGCCGGTGTCGTTGATTGGCGCCGCGATCGTGATGTACCTGCTCGGTTTTTCGCTAAATCTTTTGACGCTGCTTGCGATCGTGTTGGCGGTCGGATTGGTCGTCGACGATGCGATTGTGGTGGTCGAGAATGTGCAGCGTCACCTGCAGGACGGCCATGGCAAAATCCAGGCGGCGTTGGTCGGAGCGCGTGAGTTGGTGGGGCCGATTTTAGCGATGACGATCACGCTTGCGACCGTCTATGCCCCCATCGGTTTTCAAGGCGGGTTGACGGGCATGCTGTTCCGCGAGTTCGCCTTTACGCTGGCCGCCGCCGTGGTGGTTTCGGGCGTCGTTGCGGTCACACTGTCACCAATCATGAGTGCGTATTTGTTACCGGTCGACGGACGCGAAGGCCGTATGACCAGGCTGGTCAATCGAATTTTCGCGGCCGTTCGTCGACGCTACGCCAGCGTGTTGTCGTGGGTATTGGAATTGCGTTGGTCGATTGCCCTGGCCACGCTGCTTGCCGCCGCGGCCGCGTTTCCGCTGTACCTGTTCTCGGCCAAGGAATTGGCGCCGGTCGAAGACGAAGGAGCGATCGCGGTGATGTTGGCCGCCGCGCCCGATTCAACGCTGCGATCGACGACGCGTTGGGCAGGCCAGCTGGCGAGTGGTTTTCAGGCGATCGAAGAATCCGAATACATGTGGGCCGTGGTCACCGCGGGAGGCGGTTTTGGCGGCGTGATCACCAAGGATTGGGACGAGCGCACCCGCAGCACGCAAGAAATCTTGCCACAAGTGTTTGGCATCGCGTCGCAAAACCCTGGTTTGGAAGCGTTTCCAGTCCTTGTGCCACCCCTTCCCGGTGCGGGAAATTATGACGTCGAGCTTGTGCTGAAAAGTGATCTGCCAGTCGAGCGTCAACGTGAACTGGCCGAAGAAATTGTGCGTCGTGGCCGCGAAGCAAACTTGTTTATGTTCGTCGATACCGATTTAAAAGTCGACCTGCCACAGGCGCGAGTGGTTGTCGACCGCGAGCGTTTGGCTGATCTCGGGCTCGACCAAGCCGGCGTTGGTCGCGAATTGGGGGTGTTGTTGGGCGGCGGTTACGTCAACCGGTTCAACTATTTCAATCGATCGTATCGAGTGATTCCTCAGCTTGAAGCGGCGGATCGTCAATCGACCGGCTCACTTTTGGATTTGAAGATTCGCGGTCCTTCCGGGCAATTGATTCCGGTGTCGACGTTTGCATCGGTCCAACCCGAAACCGCTCCGCGAACGCTGAATCGATTTCAGCAGCAAAGTGCCGTAAAAATCTTTGCCGCCGTGTTCCCGGGTGTGACCAAGGAACAGGGGCTTTCTACTTTGGAAGCGATCGCTAGCGATGTCGTCGGTTCCTCGGCGACATTGGATTACTCGGGCGAATCACGGCAAATTCGCCGCGAAGGTGCGTCGTTGGCGGTCACCTTGGGCTTCGCATTGGTGCTGATCTACTTGGTGCTTGCCGCTCAATTTAAATCGTTTCGCGACCCGCTGATCGTGCTGCTTGGATCGGTCCCATTGGCGATGACGGGCGTACTGACCCTGACCTGTTTGGATCTAACGACCATTAACATCTATTCGCAGGTGGGGCTGATTACGTTGGTGGGATTGGTGGCGAAGAACGGTATCTTGATTGTCGAATTTGCCAATTCGTTGCAAGAATCAGGCGTGCAAAAACGTGCGGCGATCATTGAAGCAGCGCAAACGCGGTTACGTCCAGTGCTGATGACCTCCGCCGCCACGATGCTCGGGCACTTGCCCTTGGTGTTTGTCACGGGGGCCGGGGCCGAGGCGCGAAACAGCATCGGTATCGTGTTGGTGGCAGGGATGGCAATCGGCACCATCTTCACGCTGTTTGTGGTGCCCGCGCTCTATCTGCTGCTTGCCGCCCAACATCGTCATGATGATCAAGATCAAATGCATACGGTTGAGCCGGTCTCGTTGCGTGAAGGGTTCTCGAAGGACCTGTCGGGCGAAAAGAAGCAACCCACCCCAAATCTCGCCTAG
- a CDS encoding efflux RND transporter periplasmic adaptor subunit → MNQVPVKRSRGRGLKTAVGSIGVLVGVLALLAGIAYAKGRQIQAAMSAPPPPEMPVAVTVATAKPTTFRQTSVVIGNMLAPESITVRNELAGAVVNVLMQPGGEVEKDAVLIQLDDRSEQAELKSAEASRKLADSALQRARRLNQANANSESELDVAEAELTRAEAMIDELRVRIDKKTLRAPFRARVGLFDLHMGEYLVAGTEITTLEGIADYLNVDFAMPSHVADAVQIGDQVHLRVGASGLPLPATIVALDASANAISRSVTARARLENPPAILQPNDSVQVTVPYGPPIPANLIPATAIRRGPSGTLVYVVSEREGQMRAESRDVVVAGSEDPNVRVVSGVNAGEVVVADGSFKVHDGALVADVNAVTTTASIKKTRLNENTDLNENTDLNENTGLDENTSLVGNAGASN, encoded by the coding sequence ATGAATCAAGTGCCTGTAAAACGTTCTCGCGGTCGTGGATTGAAAACGGCGGTCGGATCGATTGGCGTACTGGTCGGGGTGCTCGCCCTGCTGGCCGGGATCGCTTATGCGAAAGGCCGACAAATCCAAGCGGCAATGTCGGCTCCACCGCCACCGGAAATGCCGGTCGCGGTCACCGTCGCGACCGCCAAACCGACGACGTTTCGCCAAACCTCGGTTGTGATCGGCAACATGTTGGCGCCTGAATCGATTACCGTGCGAAACGAATTGGCCGGCGCGGTCGTCAATGTGTTGATGCAGCCGGGCGGCGAAGTCGAAAAGGATGCCGTGCTGATCCAGTTGGACGACCGCAGCGAACAAGCCGAATTGAAAAGTGCCGAAGCATCACGCAAGTTGGCCGATTCCGCTTTGCAGCGGGCGCGTCGATTGAACCAAGCCAATGCGAACAGCGAATCGGAACTGGATGTTGCCGAGGCCGAACTGACTCGCGCCGAAGCGATGATCGATGAATTGCGGGTTCGCATCGACAAAAAAACACTTCGTGCGCCGTTTCGAGCCCGCGTCGGGCTGTTCGATTTGCACATGGGGGAATACTTGGTTGCCGGTACCGAAATCACCACGCTCGAAGGGATCGCCGACTACTTGAACGTGGACTTCGCGATGCCATCCCACGTCGCCGACGCCGTGCAGATTGGCGATCAGGTTCATTTGCGAGTCGGTGCGTCGGGGTTGCCCTTGCCGGCAACGATCGTCGCGCTAGACGCTTCCGCCAACGCGATCTCGCGTTCGGTGACCGCCCGTGCCCGATTGGAAAACCCACCGGCGATATTACAGCCCAACGATTCGGTTCAAGTGACCGTTCCCTATGGGCCGCCGATTCCCGCAAATCTGATCCCGGCGACGGCGATTCGTCGCGGGCCGAGCGGAACGTTGGTCTACGTCGTGAGTGAGCGTGAGGGGCAAATGCGAGCCGAATCGCGTGACGTGGTCGTCGCTGGCAGCGAGGATCCCAATGTTCGCGTGGTCTCGGGCGTCAACGCGGGGGAAGTCGTGGTGGCCGACGGATCGTTCAAAGTCCATGACGGCGCGTTGGTGGCCGATGTGAACGCGGTCACCACCACCGCCTCGATCAAAAAAACGCGTTTGAACGAAAACACGGACCTGAACGAAAACACGGACCTGAACGAAAACACGGGCCTGGATGAAAACACCAGCTTGGTGGGCAATGCGGGAGCAAGCAATTGA
- a CDS encoding TetR/AcrR family transcriptional regulator — MTDAKPPETTTRILDAVMQLILYGGLPAVTLSAVCRKAGISKGGLMHHFPNKEALVAAFLQQSVRDYLDLVQQTAAPHVPGKGKRAAAVLDLFLGDPAESEPDAHNDCPAVMVALIQGGGCKSLVDEVHQTLFQLMRSDGLSGELADLIVVTIDGIWLRSVIATNETMIPRVKRIRKKLNQLIASEIAIKTKPHSDTNKPI; from the coding sequence ATGACCGACGCCAAACCGCCCGAAACGACCACCCGGATTCTCGATGCCGTGATGCAGTTGATCCTCTACGGCGGGCTGCCTGCAGTGACCCTGTCGGCGGTTTGTCGCAAGGCCGGGATCAGCAAAGGCGGATTGATGCATCACTTCCCGAACAAGGAAGCGTTGGTCGCCGCGTTTTTGCAGCAATCCGTTCGCGATTACTTGGATTTGGTCCAACAGACCGCCGCGCCGCATGTTCCCGGCAAGGGAAAACGGGCCGCCGCCGTGTTGGATCTGTTTCTCGGAGACCCGGCCGAAAGTGAACCTGACGCCCACAACGATTGTCCTGCGGTGATGGTGGCGTTGATCCAAGGAGGCGGTTGCAAATCGTTGGTCGACGAGGTCCATCAGACGCTGTTTCAGTTGATGCGAAGCGATGGGCTGTCGGGCGAACTTGCCGATTTGATTGTGGTTACAATTGATGGCATCTGGCTGCGATCGGTCATCGCGACCAACGAAACCATGATTCCTCGTGTTAAACGAATCCGCAAAAAGTTAAATCAGTTGATTGCCAGCGAAATAGCCATCAAGACGAAGCCCCATTCGGATACGAACAAACCAATATGA
- a CDS encoding DUF1559 domain-containing protein, with amino-acid sequence MSQKTIPLQKSKHGFTLVELLVVIAIIGVLVGLLLPAVQAAREAARRMSCSNNFKQLGLAIHNYHSAYKQIPTQGTGTQPDPPEGWFRTSTQGNRIRLSMLVPALPFIEQQALWEQISNPNASRTDGNTSAAVGTPTAPWPAMGPTPDQIQYIPWATEITAFRCPSDPGFGLPALGRTNYAACVGDSSWQVYYGPYNNNRSKITAGRSKMARASHRGFFKPLQPTSFRDCLDGLSNTIAMGEIMTDLGDNSNRTQVTENGKNKSAPGVSLGGIRNNPSKCLPLIDPERPRFWLATYKMVSRAAFGRGYRWADQGPLFSGCMTILPPNREICGPYNTLGTSLIATMSSNHQGGCHVLMGDGAVKFVTDSIEAGDSTARSITNGYNPGAESPYGLWGALGTRAAKETIDGEF; translated from the coding sequence ATGTCTCAAAAAACGATTCCTCTTCAAAAATCCAAACACGGTTTCACGCTGGTGGAACTGCTCGTGGTTATCGCAATCATTGGTGTTCTGGTCGGACTTTTACTTCCGGCCGTCCAAGCCGCCCGGGAAGCCGCCCGCCGGATGAGCTGCAGCAACAACTTCAAGCAGCTTGGCTTGGCCATTCACAACTACCATTCCGCGTACAAACAGATTCCGACGCAAGGCACTGGAACCCAGCCGGATCCGCCGGAGGGTTGGTTCCGTACGAGCACCCAAGGGAACCGTATCCGGTTGAGCATGTTGGTCCCCGCGTTGCCGTTCATCGAACAGCAAGCGCTTTGGGAGCAAATCTCGAATCCAAATGCAAGCCGAACCGATGGCAACACTTCCGCGGCGGTGGGAACCCCAACAGCGCCTTGGCCGGCGATGGGACCAACGCCTGACCAGATTCAATACATCCCATGGGCAACCGAGATCACCGCGTTTCGCTGTCCTAGCGACCCTGGGTTTGGGCTTCCTGCGTTAGGCCGAACCAATTACGCCGCCTGTGTCGGCGATTCGTCGTGGCAGGTTTACTACGGACCGTACAACAACAACCGTAGTAAAATTACTGCCGGGAGAAGCAAGATGGCGAGAGCGTCGCACCGAGGCTTCTTCAAACCGCTGCAGCCCACTTCATTCCGCGATTGTTTGGACGGCTTGTCCAACACGATTGCGATGGGCGAAATCATGACCGACCTGGGTGACAACAGCAATCGAACTCAGGTGACTGAAAATGGCAAGAACAAGAGCGCCCCTGGCGTTTCGCTTGGCGGCATCCGTAACAACCCATCGAAATGTTTACCACTGATTGACCCTGAGCGTCCCCGTTTTTGGCTGGCCACCTACAAAATGGTTTCACGTGCCGCGTTTGGTCGTGGCTACCGCTGGGCAGACCAAGGACCATTGTTCAGTGGTTGCATGACGATCCTGCCGCCAAACCGCGAGATCTGTGGCCCTTACAACACGTTGGGAACCTCACTGATCGCAACCATGTCCAGCAACCATCAAGGCGGCTGCCATGTCTTGATGGGTGATGGTGCGGTCAAGTTTGTCACCGATTCGATCGAAGCCGGCGATTCAACCGCGCGTTCAATCACCAACGGCTACAACCCCGGTGCCGAGAGCCCGTATGGATTGTGGGGCGCGTTGGGCACGCGAGCCGCCAAAGAAACGATCGATGGTGAGTTCTAA